In Pleomorphomonas sp. T1.2MG-36, one genomic interval encodes:
- a CDS encoding DNA-3-methyladenine glycosylase I produces MDGIITSEDGVNRCFWAGPDPIYRRYHDEEWGRPVADDTRLFEKLCLEGFQSGLAWITILRKRENFRAAFAGFDIPTVAAFTDADVDRLVGDAGIVRHRGKIVSTINNARRALDLQAEAGSLAAFIWRFEPDPASQPAVFTVKDIQPKTAESTALSKELRKRGWSFVGPTTVYAFMQAMGLVNDHLTGCDVRDAVEKDRAAFIRPK; encoded by the coding sequence ATGGACGGCATCATCACGAGCGAAGACGGCGTCAACCGCTGCTTCTGGGCAGGGCCCGATCCGATTTATCGTCGCTATCACGACGAGGAGTGGGGCAGGCCGGTTGCCGACGACACCCGCCTGTTCGAAAAGCTCTGCCTCGAGGGCTTTCAGTCCGGCCTTGCCTGGATCACCATCCTGAGGAAGCGCGAGAACTTCCGTGCCGCCTTCGCCGGCTTCGACATTCCGACGGTTGCCGCCTTCACCGACGCGGATGTCGACAGGTTGGTCGGCGATGCCGGCATCGTGCGTCATCGGGGCAAGATCGTCTCGACGATCAACAACGCCAGGCGCGCCCTCGACCTTCAGGCCGAGGCCGGCTCGCTGGCCGCCTTCATCTGGCGCTTCGAACCGGATCCGGCGAGCCAGCCGGCCGTCTTCACCGTGAAGGATATCCAGCCGAAAACGGCGGAATCCACCGCCCTTTCCAAGGAGCTTCGCAAGCGCGGCTGGAGCTTTGTCGGCCCGACCACCGTCTATGCCTTCATGCAGGCCATGGGGCTGGTCAACGACCATCTCACCGGCTGCGACGTCCGCGATGCCGTCGAGAAGGACCGGGCCGCTTTCATCCGGCCGAAATGA
- a CDS encoding protein phosphatase CheZ has product MRPFSIQIDRIVAMVKESYRLPSQLSETPPEILRGIVSGIHVVNRLTLKFAHSAVPPVGGGHFDRGCEEWNMALARKAYRIEAMLGVGAVPGPTSDIRADTILQELNEIKKLVKPHQEISKDIIADYQKQFTEAYKLKSEMETIQEAISRTKQEIASLHVSGFKGEDMSRVTDELDAVVKGTEHATESILAAVEKIDDDANNLVAHLKGDKQAMAADIQERVLAIYEACNFQDLTGQRITKVVNVLRFIEDRVNRMMEIWGGMEAFNSIEADESLRRVGDAALLNGPALPTADRATQDDIDALFA; this is encoded by the coding sequence GTGCGACCCTTTTCCATTCAAATCGACCGAATTGTCGCCATGGTTAAGGAATCGTATCGCCTACCCTCCCAACTATCTGAAACTCCGCCGGAAATTTTGCGGGGTATTGTTTCCGGCATACACGTTGTTAACCGCCTGACCCTAAAATTCGCTCACTCGGCGGTGCCGCCTGTGGGTGGCGGCCATTTCGACCGCGGATGCGAGGAGTGGAATATGGCGTTGGCTCGCAAAGCTTATCGTATCGAAGCTATGCTTGGCGTCGGCGCGGTGCCCGGGCCGACAAGCGACATCCGCGCCGACACTATCCTCCAAGAGCTCAATGAGATCAAAAAGCTGGTCAAACCGCATCAGGAAATCAGCAAGGACATCATTGCCGATTATCAGAAGCAGTTCACCGAGGCCTACAAGCTGAAGTCCGAGATGGAAACAATCCAGGAGGCCATTTCCCGCACCAAGCAGGAAATCGCCAGCCTTCACGTTTCCGGCTTCAAGGGCGAGGACATGAGCCGCGTCACCGACGAACTCGATGCCGTAGTGAAAGGCACCGAGCACGCCACCGAGAGCATTCTGGCGGCCGTCGAAAAGATCGACGATGACGCCAATAATCTCGTGGCTCATCTCAAGGGCGACAAGCAGGCGATGGCCGCAGATATCCAGGAGCGCGTGCTGGCCATCTATGAGGCATGCAACTTCCAGGACCTTACCGGACAGCGCATCACCAAGGTGGTCAACGTCCTTCGTTTCATCGAAGATCGCGTCAACCGCATGATGGAGATCTGGGGCGGCATGGAGGCCTTCAACTCGATCGAGGCCGACGAGTCGCTTCGCCGTGTCGGCGACGCCGCGCTGCTCAACGGGCCGGCCCTGCCGACCGCCGATCGCGCCACGCAGGACGACATCGACGCGCTGTTTGCCTGA
- a CDS encoding L,D-transpeptidase, which translates to MRTAALFLAGVAAVVVTTGSAVAQAGRYLAPPPVVLSPNLTDPWVMQLQPGNVPIYAVPEARTPRAWSAPTGAEAKAARKPDPRSLQLAPELLPQEVTYDGPGVPGSIVIDTVNRFLYLIDNGGTARRYGIGVGRPGFTWAGEHRITRKAEWPDWHPPVEMRRRQPGLPVMMPGGPKNPLGARAMYLGSTLYRIHGTAEPWTIGHAVSSGCIRMRNEDVTDLYERVKVGTRVIVL; encoded by the coding sequence ATGAGAACTGCCGCCTTGTTCCTCGCCGGGGTTGCTGCCGTCGTGGTCACGACGGGTTCGGCCGTCGCCCAGGCCGGTCGCTATCTCGCGCCACCGCCGGTCGTGCTGTCGCCCAATCTCACCGATCCCTGGGTGATGCAACTCCAGCCGGGCAACGTTCCGATCTACGCGGTGCCCGAGGCACGCACCCCACGTGCCTGGTCGGCACCAACGGGAGCGGAGGCGAAGGCGGCCCGCAAACCGGATCCGCGCAGCTTGCAGCTTGCGCCGGAACTGTTGCCGCAAGAGGTGACCTATGACGGCCCCGGCGTGCCCGGGTCCATCGTCATCGATACCGTCAATCGCTTCCTGTACCTCATCGACAACGGCGGCACGGCGCGCCGCTACGGCATTGGTGTCGGCCGGCCGGGATTTACCTGGGCGGGAGAACACCGGATTACTCGCAAGGCCGAATGGCCGGACTGGCATCCACCGGTCGAAATGCGGCGGCGGCAACCCGGACTGCCGGTCATGATGCCGGGCGGGCCGAAAAATCCCCTCGGCGCCCGCGCCATGTATCTCGGCTCGACGCTCTACCGCATCCACGGCACGGCCGAACCGTGGACCATCGGCCACGCCGTTTCCTCAGGCTGCATCCGCATGCGCAACGAAGACGTCACCGACCTTTACGAGCGGGTGAAGGTCGGAACGCGCGTGATCGTGTTGTAG
- a CDS encoding L,D-transpeptidase, translating into MMQLSAVPVRPLMLALAAGLVLSACVSSKPVEPPKPPVVEKPVKPLSYLPDDTADDARDLNLVGDQLPPEPFRRAEIDFPTEEPAGTVIIDTSEKHLYLVEEGGKALRYGVGVGRQGFSWKGTVEIGSRQKWPRWFPPKEMIAREAARGHNIPDMMEGQIGNPLGARALYLYDGPKDTLFRIHGTFDPKSIGTNASSGCIRMANADVMDLYERVKVGARVVVR; encoded by the coding sequence ATGATGCAACTGTCCGCCGTTCCGGTGCGTCCGCTGATGCTGGCGCTTGCCGCCGGTCTCGTCCTTTCCGCGTGTGTCTCCTCCAAACCGGTGGAGCCACCCAAGCCGCCCGTCGTCGAGAAGCCCGTCAAGCCGCTGTCCTATCTGCCCGACGACACCGCCGATGACGCGCGCGACCTCAATCTTGTCGGCGACCAGTTGCCTCCCGAGCCGTTCCGCCGCGCCGAGATCGATTTTCCGACCGAAGAACCGGCGGGAACGGTCATCATCGACACCTCGGAAAAGCATCTCTATCTCGTGGAGGAGGGCGGCAAGGCGCTTCGCTACGGCGTCGGCGTGGGACGCCAAGGCTTTTCCTGGAAGGGCACCGTGGAGATCGGCAGCCGGCAGAAGTGGCCCCGCTGGTTCCCGCCCAAGGAAATGATCGCCCGCGAGGCAGCGCGCGGCCACAACATTCCCGACATGATGGAAGGCCAGATCGGCAACCCGCTCGGCGCCCGCGCCCTTTACCTCTACGACGGCCCCAAGGATACGCTGTTCCGCATCCACGGCACGTTCGATCCGAAGAGCATCGGGACCAACGCCTCCTCCGGCTGCATCCGCATGGCCAATGCAGACGTGATGGACCTCTACGAGCGGGTCAAGGTCGGCGCGCGCGTTGTGGTCCGCTGA
- a CDS encoding lysozyme inhibitor LprI family protein, which produces MNGLVAGSGIVVIVLMAMLTLPATAAQPSFDCDGARSEVEKMICGDDALADLDLRLARDFARALSRASADQVPELRASQRTWRAQMLKCARTGDPRGCVLEAYTKRIAEF; this is translated from the coding sequence ATGAATGGGTTGGTGGCAGGCTCGGGCATCGTTGTCATCGTCCTGATGGCGATGTTGACGCTGCCGGCCACGGCGGCGCAACCCAGCTTCGATTGCGATGGCGCCAGGTCCGAAGTCGAGAAGATGATCTGCGGCGACGACGCGCTCGCCGATCTCGATCTGCGCCTTGCCAGGGATTTCGCGCGGGCGCTCTCCCGCGCCAGCGCCGACCAGGTTCCCGAACTCAGGGCCTCTCAACGCACATGGCGGGCGCAGATGTTGAAATGTGCCCGCACCGGCGACCCGCGAGGCTGCGTGCTCGAAGCCTACACCAAGCGGATCGCCGAGTTTTGA
- a CDS encoding (Fe-S)-binding protein, whose protein sequence is MIAPKPRVALFVTCLVDFFRPTVGFSAVKLLEDAGCDVSVPAGQTCCGQPAYNSGDRAGARALAERVIGLFESFDHVVIPSGSCAGMIKTHYPDLFSGEPGWQLRAEALAAKTHELTSFLVDVLGVAPLPATWEGTATYHDSCSGLRELGLKEQPRRLLSAVDGLAIKEMRDPEACCGFGGTFCVKYDEISNAIVERKVADVRATGADLLLAGDLGCLLNIAGKLKREGSRVEVRHVAEVLAGMASGPAIGETRK, encoded by the coding sequence ATGATCGCGCCGAAACCGCGGGTCGCGCTCTTCGTGACTTGTCTCGTCGACTTCTTCCGCCCGACGGTCGGCTTTTCGGCCGTCAAGCTGCTGGAAGATGCCGGCTGCGACGTGTCCGTACCGGCCGGTCAAACCTGCTGCGGCCAGCCCGCCTACAACTCCGGCGACCGGGCGGGGGCGCGAGCGCTGGCCGAACGGGTGATCGGCCTGTTCGAAAGCTTCGATCACGTGGTGATCCCATCCGGCTCCTGTGCCGGCATGATCAAGACGCACTATCCGGACCTGTTTTCCGGCGAACCCGGCTGGCAGCTCCGCGCCGAGGCGCTTGCTGCCAAGACGCATGAACTCACCTCGTTCCTGGTCGACGTGCTGGGTGTCGCCCCATTGCCCGCCACCTGGGAGGGCACGGCGACTTATCACGACTCCTGTTCGGGCCTCCGGGAACTCGGCCTCAAGGAACAGCCGCGCCGGTTGCTGTCGGCGGTCGATGGTCTCGCCATCAAGGAAATGCGCGATCCGGAAGCCTGCTGTGGTTTCGGCGGCACCTTCTGCGTCAAGTATGACGAGATCTCCAACGCCATCGTCGAGCGCAAGGTCGCCGACGTCAGGGCCACCGGCGCCGACCTGTTGCTGGCGGGCGACCTTGGCTGCCTCCTCAACATCGCCGGCAAGCTGAAGCGCGAGGGCTCCAGGGTCGAGGTCCGCCATGTCGCCGAGGTCCTGGCCGGCATGGCGTCCGGACCCGCCATCGGGGAGACGAGAAAATGA
- a CDS encoding LutB/LldF family L-lactate oxidation iron-sulfur protein, giving the protein MSGGLSPRSFPNNARAALANPPLLKAIAHIEETLVSGRRRAAEALPEFDALRDAGRDIKAHALKHLDLYLEAFERKVVEAGGFVHWAADAADANRIILGICQEVGARRVTKGKSMITEEVGLNAFLQANGIAPVETDLGEYIIQLRGETPSHIIAPAVHVNKEQVAADFRRAHADLDPKRNLDEPTSLLAEARGVLRERFLSADVGITGANFLVAETGSTVIVTNEGNGDLTQILPKTHIVLASIEKVVPTLEDVATIMRLLARSATGQEMSVYTTFSTGPRRAGDPDGPEAFHVVLLDNGRSAMLGSEFEDMLRCIRCGACINHCPVYRSIGGHAYGSVYPGPMGSVLTPSLQGLDASAHLANASTLCGRCESVCPMRIPLPKMLRHWREKEFERHLTPRKARFGLAMWRFLATRPSLYGLATRLGAWGLARLAGRDGSLRQVPLAGGWTRWRDLPAPEGGTFRTEWAKRGRT; this is encoded by the coding sequence ATGAGCGGTGGTCTCTCCCCACGATCCTTTCCGAACAACGCCCGCGCGGCGCTCGCCAATCCGCCCCTGCTCAAGGCCATAGCCCATATCGAGGAGACGCTGGTCAGCGGTCGTCGGCGCGCTGCCGAGGCGCTGCCCGAGTTCGACGCGCTGCGCGATGCGGGGCGCGACATCAAGGCGCACGCGTTGAAACATCTCGACCTCTACCTCGAGGCTTTCGAGAGGAAGGTGGTAGAGGCCGGCGGCTTCGTGCACTGGGCGGCCGATGCCGCCGATGCCAATCGCATCATCCTCGGCATCTGTCAGGAAGTTGGCGCCCGTCGGGTGACCAAGGGCAAGTCGATGATCACCGAGGAGGTCGGCCTCAACGCCTTCCTTCAGGCCAACGGCATCGCGCCCGTGGAGACCGACCTCGGCGAGTACATCATCCAGCTCCGGGGCGAGACGCCAAGCCACATCATCGCTCCGGCCGTCCACGTCAACAAGGAGCAGGTGGCCGCAGATTTCCGCCGGGCGCATGCCGATCTCGACCCAAAGCGCAACCTCGATGAACCGACCTCGCTTCTTGCCGAGGCGCGGGGCGTGCTGCGCGAACGCTTCCTCTCGGCGGACGTCGGCATCACTGGCGCCAACTTCCTGGTCGCGGAGACGGGATCGACGGTGATCGTCACCAACGAAGGCAACGGCGACCTCACGCAGATCCTGCCGAAGACCCATATCGTACTCGCCTCTATCGAGAAGGTGGTGCCGACGCTCGAAGACGTCGCCACCATCATGCGGCTGCTTGCCCGCTCGGCCACCGGGCAGGAGATGAGCGTCTACACCACCTTCTCCACCGGCCCGCGCCGCGCCGGCGATCCCGACGGCCCCGAGGCGTTCCACGTGGTCCTGCTCGACAATGGTCGCTCGGCCATGCTCGGCAGCGAGTTCGAGGACATGCTGCGCTGCATCCGCTGCGGCGCCTGCATCAACCATTGTCCGGTCTATCGCTCGATCGGCGGGCACGCCTACGGCTCGGTCTATCCCGGGCCGATGGGCTCGGTGCTGACGCCGTCGTTGCAGGGCCTCGACGCATCGGCCCATCTTGCCAACGCCTCGACGCTTTGCGGCCGCTGCGAAAGCGTCTGCCCGATGCGCATTCCCCTGCCGAAAATGCTGCGCCACTGGCGGGAGAAGGAGTTCGAACGTCACCTGACACCCAGGAAGGCCCGCTTCGGTCTCGCCATGTGGCGCTTCCTCGCCACACGGCCGAGTCTTTATGGTCTCGCAACTCGCCTTGGCGCCTGGGGGCTGGCGCGCCTCGCCGGCCGGGATGGCTCGCTCCGCCAGGTACCGTTGGCCGGAGGCTGGACACGCTGGCGCGATCTGCCGGCGCCGGAGGGCGGCACCTTCCGCACCGAATGGGCCAAGCGGGGGAGGACGTGA
- a CDS encoding LutC/YkgG family protein has product MSNRDAILGRIRRSLGVSGSDATRLAAVRHRLAETPVNVVPARGQLPSAERVELFVRKAGEIFASVSRLGSRDDIPTAVANDLRERNLPQAVRRGDDPRLATLPWDREAQLAVTIGPSDGRDLVGISHADAGVAETGTVVLTSGPDNPTTLNFLPDHHIVVVDASTVAGDYETVWADLRRRFGAGAMPRTVNLVTGPSRSADIEETLLLGAHGPRSLHILVVG; this is encoded by the coding sequence ATGTCGAACCGTGACGCCATCCTCGGACGCATTCGCCGATCGCTCGGCGTGTCCGGCTCCGACGCCACCCGGCTCGCCGCCGTCCGCCACCGCTTGGCCGAGACGCCGGTGAATGTCGTGCCGGCACGCGGCCAGTTGCCGAGCGCCGAGAGGGTCGAACTGTTCGTTCGCAAGGCAGGCGAGATATTCGCCAGCGTCTCCCGCCTCGGCAGCCGCGACGACATCCCGACCGCCGTCGCCAACGATCTGCGCGAGCGCAATCTGCCGCAGGCGGTCCGGCGCGGTGACGATCCGCGCCTTGCGACTTTGCCCTGGGACCGGGAAGCGCAACTGGCGGTGACGATCGGTCCGAGCGACGGCAGGGATCTTGTCGGCATCAGCCATGCCGACGCCGGCGTCGCCGAAACGGGCACGGTGGTCCTGACATCCGGTCCGGACAATCCGACGACGCTCAACTTCCTGCCCGATCACCATATCGTGGTGGTCGACGCCTCGACGGTGGCCGGCGACTATGAGACGGTGTGGGCCGATCTTCGCCGACGCTTCGGTGCAGGGGCAATGCCGCGCACCGTCAACCTGGTGACCGGTCCGTCGCGGTCGGCCGACATCGAGGAAACATTGCTGCTCGGCGCCCACGGCCCGCGCAGCCTGCACATTCTGGTGGTGGGGTAA
- a CDS encoding LysE family translocator, whose translation MPILTLVFYTGALAVAAASPGPGMTAVVARALGGGFRAGMTFIVGIVFGDLFYLTLAIFGLASLAQEFNLAFLVIRYVGAAYLLYLAYKLWTSRADPAEVAAKARSESAWRTVLGGFTLTLGNPKTIVFYMALLPSLMPIESITLTGYFELIGISIVTLMAVGVVYAAAAAGAREFFRSPKALRRLNRAASTMMAGAAAAVVAR comes from the coding sequence ATGCCGATCCTGACGCTCGTCTTCTACACCGGCGCCCTCGCCGTCGCGGCGGCTTCTCCCGGTCCCGGCATGACGGCCGTGGTGGCACGCGCGCTCGGCGGCGGCTTCCGGGCCGGCATGACATTCATCGTCGGCATCGTCTTCGGCGACCTGTTCTACCTGACGCTCGCCATCTTCGGCCTCGCCTCACTGGCCCAGGAGTTCAACCTCGCCTTCCTGGTGATCCGCTACGTCGGCGCGGCCTATCTGCTCTATCTCGCCTACAAGCTTTGGACCTCGCGCGCCGATCCGGCCGAGGTGGCCGCGAAAGCGCGCTCCGAGAGCGCGTGGCGGACGGTGCTGGGCGGCTTCACGCTGACGCTGGGCAATCCGAAGACCATCGTCTTCTACATGGCTCTCCTGCCGTCGCTGATGCCGATCGAAAGCATAACGCTGACCGGATACTTCGAGCTGATCGGCATCTCGATCGTGACGCTGATGGCCGTCGGCGTGGTCTATGCGGCGGCGGCGGCCGGAGCACGGGAATTCTTCCGCAGTCCGAAAGCGTTGCGGCGGCTTAATCGCGCAGCCAGTACGATGATGGCCGGCGCTGCGGCCGCGGTGGTGGCGCGGTAG
- a CDS encoding LysR substrate-binding domain-containing protein has product MNVLDLDQLRTFVAIAEVGSFTAAADVVHKTQSAVSMQMRRLEDRVGKPIFSRDGRQSRLTEDGRRLLEYARRLIRLNDETLAAFEDPGLTGSVRLGIPDDYADRLLPPVLAGFSRINPMIEITVECQRSVTVSDMIRDGRLDLGIINHGYYGSLRGEVIRREPLFWVGSRDHSVHELDPVPLALGPDDCCWRANVVRALDREGRRFRVAYISSAALALSGAVLAGLAVSVLPESALKANMRILGLREGFPELEPAEIGLLRAEHAKSPIHDALAKHIVTSLGNLGATDQVMNLAAE; this is encoded by the coding sequence ATGAACGTTCTCGACCTTGATCAACTCAGAACCTTTGTCGCCATCGCCGAGGTGGGCTCGTTCACGGCAGCCGCTGACGTCGTTCACAAGACGCAGTCTGCCGTTTCCATGCAGATGCGACGTCTTGAGGATCGGGTCGGCAAGCCGATCTTCTCCCGCGACGGCCGCCAGAGCCGCCTCACCGAGGATGGTCGGCGGCTGCTCGAATACGCGCGCCGTCTCATCCGCCTCAACGACGAGACGCTCGCCGCCTTCGAAGATCCTGGCCTGACGGGCTCGGTTCGCCTCGGCATTCCCGACGACTACGCCGATCGACTGTTGCCGCCGGTGCTGGCCGGCTTCTCTCGCATCAATCCGATGATCGAGATCACAGTCGAATGCCAACGCTCGGTCACCGTCTCCGACATGATCCGCGACGGCCGTCTCGATCTCGGCATCATCAATCACGGCTACTACGGCTCGCTGCGCGGCGAGGTGATCCGGCGCGAGCCGCTGTTCTGGGTCGGCTCGCGCGATCACAGCGTCCACGAACTTGATCCGGTGCCGCTCGCCCTTGGTCCGGACGACTGCTGCTGGCGCGCCAATGTCGTCCGCGCCCTCGACCGCGAGGGCCGGCGCTTCCGCGTCGCCTATATTTCCAGCGCGGCGCTGGCGCTGTCGGGTGCGGTGCTGGCCGGTCTCGCGGTCTCGGTGCTGCCGGAAAGCGCTCTCAAGGCCAACATGCGTATTCTCGGTCTGCGCGAGGGGTTCCCCGAGCTTGAACCGGCCGAGATCGGCCTCCTGCGTGCCGAACACGCCAAGAGCCCGATCCACGACGCGCTCGCCAAGCACATCGTCACGTCGCTCGGCAACCTCGGCGCCACCGATCAGGTGATGAATCTGGCGGCGGAGTAG
- a CDS encoding DUF1127 domain-containing protein, with protein sequence MTLILDHASSHRVSSLRPIHEATRLAGALFRRIGALIAAEIDRRQTMQLLEFDARALKDMGISHADVEGALLVPIDRKPSYTLASRRAEARRAEREQALEAAAALRD encoded by the coding sequence ATGACCCTGATCCTTGATCATGCATCCTCGCACCGCGTCTCCTCCCTTCGCCCGATTCACGAGGCGACTCGTCTCGCGGGTGCGCTGTTCCGCCGTATTGGCGCCCTGATTGCAGCGGAAATCGACCGCCGGCAAACCATGCAACTGTTGGAGTTCGATGCACGGGCGCTGAAGGACATGGGCATTTCCCATGCCGATGTCGAAGGCGCGCTGCTCGTCCCCATCGACCGCAAGCCGAGCTACACGCTGGCCTCCCGCCGTGCGGAAGCCCGCCGCGCCGAACGGGAACAAGCTCTGGAAGCCGCTGCTGCGCTTCGTGATTAA
- a CDS encoding DUF1127 domain-containing protein, with protein MSTTLASTTFAAAFVTTFTSLVRAAAERTGFVAKIMVNRWMAKQLCDFTDHELADIGLSRSDVREALDGPLHADPSLRLAAIARGNSMNMNSVVARRAESVEFTPLVRGREE; from the coding sequence ATGTCCACGACCCTCGCGTCCACCACCTTCGCCGCCGCTTTCGTCACGACGTTCACCTCGCTGGTGCGCGCCGCAGCCGAGCGCACGGGGTTCGTCGCGAAGATTATGGTCAATCGCTGGATGGCCAAACAACTCTGCGACTTCACCGATCACGAGCTGGCCGATATCGGTCTCAGCCGATCCGACGTACGCGAAGCCCTCGACGGTCCGCTTCATGCCGATCCGTCGCTCAGGCTCGCCGCGATCGCTCGTGGCAATTCGATGAACATGAACAGTGTTGTCGCGCGCCGCGCAGAGAGCGTGGAGTTCACGCCCTTGGTCAGGGGGAGGGAAGAATGA
- a CDS encoding glutathione S-transferase — translation MIAPRLEDCVNDLCPITRRPVSPDALTYYKGKVVGFADRQARDTFLAAMLAFETAIQPPPEVRYSMPLKKQRQKELEAA, via the coding sequence ATGATCGCACCCAGACTGGAAGACTGCGTCAACGATCTTTGCCCCATCACCCGCCGTCCCGTCAGCCCCGATGCTCTGACCTACTATAAGGGCAAGGTGGTCGGCTTTGCCGACCGACAGGCGCGCGACACCTTCCTCGCCGCGATGCTGGCTTTCGAAACGGCCATCCAGCCGCCGCCGGAGGTTCGTTACTCGATGCCGCTCAAGAAGCAGCGCCAGAAAGAGCTGGAAGCGGCCTGA
- a CDS encoding 16S rRNA (uracil(1498)-N(3))-methyltransferase, with the protein MAHSDFRTPRVFVSTPLDGMPVSFDRDQSNYLLNVLRLKEGDGVLVFDGQNGEWRGRLGLAGKKSAELLDLRPSRPQPAVPDLLYLFAPLKHARLDYMVQKAVEMGVGRIRPVLTQHTQASRVNTERMRANVIEAAEQCGVLHVPAVEDEEKLDRLLGRFERDEPLRRLIFCDEGEETTNPLATLAALPRGPLAVLIGPEGGFSEDERRTLRALPFVTAIPLGPRILRADTAAVAALAVVQTTLGDW; encoded by the coding sequence ATGGCCCATTCCGATTTCCGAACGCCGCGCGTCTTTGTTTCAACGCCGCTCGATGGCATGCCGGTATCCTTCGACCGCGACCAGAGCAATTACCTGCTCAACGTGCTGCGCCTCAAGGAAGGCGATGGCGTGCTGGTGTTCGACGGTCAGAATGGAGAGTGGCGGGGCAGGCTTGGACTTGCCGGGAAGAAGTCCGCCGAACTCCTGGACCTGCGACCAAGCCGACCTCAGCCGGCAGTTCCTGATCTTCTCTATCTCTTCGCGCCGCTCAAGCACGCCAGGCTCGACTACATGGTGCAGAAGGCGGTGGAAATGGGTGTCGGCCGGATACGTCCCGTGCTGACGCAGCATACCCAGGCCAGCCGGGTGAACACCGAGCGGATGCGAGCCAACGTGATCGAGGCGGCCGAGCAATGCGGCGTGCTCCACGTGCCCGCCGTCGAAGACGAGGAAAAGCTCGATCGGTTACTTGGCCGGTTCGAACGCGACGAACCGCTCCGCCGGCTGATCTTCTGTGACGAGGGGGAAGAGACGACCAACCCGCTCGCCACATTGGCGGCGCTGCCTCGCGGGCCGCTTGCCGTACTGATCGGACCGGAGGGCGGCTTTTCGGAAGACGAGCGGCGGACCCTCAGGGCCCTGCCCTTCGTCACCGCGATTCCCCTGGGCCCGCGCATTCTGCGCGCCGACACGGCAGCGGTGGCGGCCCTCGCCGTCGTCCAGACGACGCTCGGCGACTGGTAG